A genome region from Carassius gibelio isolate Cgi1373 ecotype wild population from Czech Republic chromosome A23, carGib1.2-hapl.c, whole genome shotgun sequence includes the following:
- the cnbpa gene encoding CCHC-type zinc finger, nucleic acid binding protein a: MDMSTSECFGCGRSGHWIKNCPNAGRGRGRGRGRGKDLFCYRCGEQGHIARDCEQTEDACYNCHRSGHISRDCKEPKKEREQCCYNCGKAGHVARDCDHANEQKCYSCGGFGHIQKLCDKVKCYRCGEIGHVAVQCSKATEVNCYNCGKTGHLARECTIEASA; encoded by the exons ATGGACATGAGTACCAGCGAGTGCTTTGGATGTGGCCGCTCTGGACACTGGATCAAGAACTGTCCTAATGCTGGTCGAGGTCGTGGCCGGGGCCGGGGACGAGGAAAGG ATCTGTTCTGTTACAGGTGTGGAGAGCAGGGCCACATTGCGAGAGATTGTGAACAGACTGAGGATG CATGCTACAATTGCCACAGGAGTGGCCATATTTCCAGAGACTGCAAAGAACCCAAAAAGGAAAGAGAGCAGTGTTGCTACAACTGTGGCAAAGCCGGTCATGTGGCACGCGACTGTGACCACGCCAACGAGCAGAAGTGCTACTCCTGCGGGGGGTTTGGACACATCCAGAAGCTGTGTGACAAGGTGAAATGTTACCG GTGTGGTGAGATTGGTCACGTGGCAGTGCAGTGCAGCAAGGCGACTGAGGTGAACTGCTACAACTGCGGCAAGACCGGTCACCTGGCGAGAGAATGCACCATTGAAGCTTCTGCGTAA
- the LOC127944712 gene encoding platelet glycoprotein IX — protein sequence MLVNSGLTLLLCSVFAHVSCQSCGCKTLPSRGLRVDCSSQDLRSIPHLPEETTELLLQNNLLTTVTPGHLDRLHHLQRVNLSGNPFHCDCSIQYLRQWLQRNKAVSVMPVCASPTELAQRSIHELTDADVTSCVSDHCFEWVYNVILCVMLCFLIGLLLWCLQLARNSTFILGIDERHRGFEAESLRSLKPKHRVRMRCSIGSLSTGTGDMDKPLLNMDILPQILDILHKQHNIKIKVP from the coding sequence ATGCTCGTTAATTCAGGGTTGACTCTTCTCTTGTGCTCAGTCTTTGCACATGTTAGTTGCCAGTCCTGCGGGTGCAAGACTCTACCGTCCCGAGGTCTGAGGGTGGACTGCAGCTCGCAGGACCTGAGAAGCATCCCTCATCTTCCTGAAGAAACCACTGAACTCCTGCTGCAGAATAACCTCCTGACCACCGTAACTCCAGGGCATTTAGACCGGCTCCACCACCTGCAGCGGGTCAATTTATCCGGGAACCCCTTCCACTGCGACTGCAGCATCCAGTACTTAAGACAATGGCTACAGAGGAATAAAGCTGTCTCTGTGATGCCGGTGTGTGCCAGTCCTACAGAACTGGCCCAGAGGTCCATCCATGAGCTCACTGATGCTGATGTCACATCCTGTGTCTCTGATCACTGCTTTGAGTGGGTTTATAATGTCATCCTATGCGTCATGCTTTGCTTTCTCATTGGTCTGCTGCTGTGGTGCCTGCAGCTAGCAAGAAACTCTACGTTTATTCTGGGAATTGATGAGAGACACCGGGGATTTGAGGCAGAATCTCTTCGATCGCTCAAACCCAAACACCGAGTGAGGATGAGGTGCAGTATCGGGTCACTGAGCACAGGGACCGGTGACATGGACAAGCCTTTACTCAACATGGACATCCTCCCTCAGATACTGGACATCCTGCACAAACAACACAACATTAAGATTAAAGTACCGTGA